A region of the Silene latifolia isolate original U9 population chromosome 9, ASM4854445v1, whole genome shotgun sequence genome:
ATAGACCCAGCTAATAATTCAGTGCCATTATCACTTTGGATGATTTTGACACATTTTTCAAATTGTGTTTTGACCATTTGACAAAAAATTTTCGTTAAATCTCCGGCCTCACTCTTGTCTTTCATGAGATATACCCATACTCCCCGACTATGGTCGTCAACTATGGTCAAAAAATAATGAGCTCGAGTCAAGCTTGCTAACCGATATTGGCCCCAAATGTCGCAATATATAAGACCAAATAAATCGTCACATCTTTTATTATTAAGCTTAAAAGGGGTACGATATTGTTTTGCTCGACAATAAGAATCACAAACCGTATCCAAATTCCAATTCAAACGTTATCCAACTAAATTagaaaaaataggaaaaatacTTTTTGAAGGATGACCCAGTCTCTTGTGCTATAAACGACTTTCCTTGGAAACCGTGACTTGCCCCACCAATTCGACCTCGTCCGGTTGATAATAGTATACCCCTTGTCgatgctcaccccgtccaatctgCATCCTCGTAGTCCGATCCTGTATGTCACAATGATTGGGATAGAAGGTTAATACACAATTACTCTCACAAATTAATTGTTGAACGGAAATGAGATCACAAGTGAGCAAAGGTACAAATAAAACATCTTTTAACACAAAATTTTTGCTTAATTTCACGTTGCCATGAACATGAGCCTCTACCCGTCTGCCATCCGGTAGACTCACTGTCGAAGAATCCATTACCCACGTATTTTCGAGAATATCTCGTCTTCCGGTCATGTGATGAGATGCTCCGCTGTCAATTAACCACTCAAAATTTATAGTTAATTTCATACCTTGCAATTTCTCATTTCCTTCCGGACTACCACTCAATAAAATGTGCAGCTTTGCAATCTCGTCACATTTAAATGGAATGTTCTGTTTCACTGCTCCCTCTGTTTAGCTGCTGGAAGCATTCGAAACGGCATTTGCCTGATAATTGTTTCTGCCTCGACCCCGTCCTTGACCTCCACCACGGCTGGAACTGTGTCCCCGTTTGCCTCTTCCTCGTTCACGAGCCTTAACCACCACTTACCCATGCTTGTCATAACAATTTTCTTCGGTATCATAATACTTCCCACAATGGGAAcagtgtggtggtggtggccgcTCTGTCTCATCTTCTTCTGCCTTGGAGTATGCACCCTTTCCTCATCCTGTTCCACAATTTTTGGCTGCCATAGCCGCTTCATTTCGTTCTTCCTTTTCTTTGGTAATAAGGACATGGCGCTCTTCTCTTAAAATAAGAGCATAAACCCGATTTAAATCAGGTATTGAATCTTCCATCAACATGTTGCTGCGTATATTGCTATACAACTTCGAGTCCAACCCCATTAAAAATTGGTGCACTTTCTCTTCTTCTTGCTCCTTGGCTATCGAGGCGGCTGCTTCGCATGTGCAATTTTTGACCTTGCTATAATTGGCCAACTCATCCCATATCGTCTTTAATTTCGTATAATATTCGACCACCGAATCTCTTCTCTGCTTGCACTCCTTTAATTCATTCTTCAATT
Encoded here:
- the LOC141601703 gene encoding uncharacterized protein LOC141601703 produces the protein MATIMTCGADAVKNGLDAKNKLAFIEGRVKKPEGDGDEETLEQVAWRQCQAMLRAWLRNVIDPKLHKCIAFSQPIAEVWEELRGRYSAGNAPRVHQLKNELKECKQRRDSVVEYYTKLKTIWDELANYSKVKNCTCEAAASIAKEQEEEKVHQFLMGLDSKLYSNIRSNMLMEDSIPDLNRVYALILREERHVLITKEKEERNEAAMAAKNCGTG